The Falco rusticolus isolate bFalRus1 chromosome 5, bFalRus1.pri, whole genome shotgun sequence genome has a segment encoding these proteins:
- the CDKN1B gene encoding cyclin-dependent kinase inhibitor 1B encodes MSNVRISNGSPTLERMEARQSEYPKPSACRNLFGPVNHEELNRDLKKHRQEMEEACQRKWNFDFQNHKPLEGRYEWQAVEKGSSPDFYFRPPRLLKTVCKSAGRQSLDVNGNCQTVVFVGSQGISEDTHCVDQKTDVSENQTDFAEQCIGQRKRPATDDSCPQNKRANTTEEEVSEDSPSASSVEQTPKKSSPRRHQT; translated from the exons ATGTCAAACGTCCGAATTTCTAATGGGAGCCCTACCCTGGAGCGCATGGAAGCCAGGCAGTCGGAGTACCCGAAGCCGTCAGCTTGCAGGAACCTCTTCGGGCCGGTGAATCATGAAGAGTTAAACAGGGACTTGAAGAAGCACCGCCAGGAGATGGAGGAGGCATGCCAGAGGAAGTGGAATTTCGATTTCCAGAATCACAAGCCACTGGAAGGCAGGTACGAGTGGCAAGCCGTGGAGAAGGGGAGCTCGCCCGACTTCTACTTCAGACCCCCCAGGCTACTGAAAACTGTCTGCAAGTCTGCCGGCCGCCAGAGCTTGGATGTAAACGGGAATTGCCAAACCGTGGTTTTTGTCGGTTCTCAGGGAATCTCAGAGGACACTCACTGTGTAGATCAAAAGactgatgtttctgaaaatcagacGGACTTTGCAGAGCAGTGCATTGGGCAGAGGAAAAGACCTGCCACCGATG ATTCCTGTCCTCAAAATAAAAGAGCCAACACAACAGAAGAAGAGGTTTCAGAAGACTCCCCCAGTGCCAGTTCAGTGGAGCAAACACCCAAGAAATCAAGCCCGAGAAGACATCAAACGTAA